A genomic segment from Amycolatopsis camponoti encodes:
- a CDS encoding carbohydrate ABC transporter permease: MRRPGGWVYAVLVGVLGASIFPLYWSFVVSTRDNAAIGETSPLLLPGGHLVENVRRVFDTVDFWLALGNSLIVAGTVMVSNVVLASLAGFAFARLRFRGRNTLFLLVVGSAMVPAQLGVIPLYLVVGELGWYGRLEAVIVPGLLSAFSVFWMRQACENAISAELVDAATVDGCSILRTYWHVAVPALRPAAAVLAMLTFMAAWNDYFWPLVVLDPNETPTVQVALSQLASGYYTDYALMLTGATVGVLPVIALFLLLGRHIVRGILKGAPV; this comes from the coding sequence GTGAGGCGCCCCGGCGGCTGGGTCTACGCGGTGCTGGTGGGCGTCCTCGGCGCGTCGATCTTCCCGCTGTACTGGTCGTTCGTCGTGTCCACAAGGGACAATGCGGCGATCGGGGAGACGTCGCCGCTGCTGCTGCCGGGCGGGCACCTCGTCGAGAACGTCCGGCGCGTCTTCGACACCGTCGACTTCTGGCTGGCGCTGGGCAACTCGCTGATCGTCGCGGGCACCGTCATGGTGTCCAACGTCGTGCTCGCGAGCCTGGCCGGGTTCGCCTTCGCGCGGCTGCGGTTCCGCGGGCGCAACACGCTGTTCCTGCTGGTCGTCGGCTCGGCGATGGTGCCGGCGCAGCTCGGCGTCATCCCGCTCTACCTGGTGGTCGGCGAGCTCGGCTGGTACGGGCGGCTCGAAGCGGTGATCGTGCCGGGGCTGCTGAGCGCGTTCAGCGTGTTCTGGATGCGCCAGGCGTGCGAGAACGCGATCAGCGCCGAGCTGGTCGACGCGGCGACCGTCGACGGCTGTTCAATCCTGCGTACCTACTGGCACGTGGCCGTGCCCGCGTTGCGCCCGGCGGCCGCGGTGCTCGCGATGCTGACGTTCATGGCCGCGTGGAACGACTACTTCTGGCCGCTGGTGGTACTCGACCCGAACGAAACACCGACCGTGCAGGTCGCCCTGTCGCAGCTGGCCAGTGGTTACTACACCGATTACGCGCTCATGCTCACCGGGGCGACCGTGGGCGTGCTGCCCGTGATCGCGCTGTTCCTGCTGCTGGGCCGCCACATCGTCCGGGGGATCCTGAAAGGGGCACCAGTATGA
- a CDS encoding GH1 family beta-glucosidase, whose protein sequence is MTFPTGFLWGAATASYQVEGAVAEGGRGPSVWDTFAARPGAVLDGASGEVACDHYHRFPEDIGLLADLGLGAYRFSVAWPRVMPDGRTPSSAGLAFYDRLVDELLRRDVVPVLTLYHWDLPQALEDAGGWPARDTAYRFADYAAHVHDALGDRVEQWTTINEPFCAAFLGYGSGVHAPGVQDYDTALVAAHHLLLGHGLATRALTSAARPGQEFSLALNFAPALPDGTSPAHLEAARKFDGIHNRFFLDPVLGRGYPEDVVADVAHHGGRFAASVLDGDTDTIAAAIDWLGVNYYAPARVTPLEDLSVHGNCPLPGLRGVDVLPAVGPLTAFGWEQAPEVFTSLLGWISSRSGLPLVVAENGASFVDKVVSGRVHDAARVNYLLEHIRAVHEAIRLGADVRGYFAWSLLDNFEWAMGYSQRFGLVHVDFETQVRTVKDSGRFLGRVAKANALTD, encoded by the coding sequence ATGACCTTTCCGACGGGCTTTCTGTGGGGCGCGGCGACCGCGTCCTACCAGGTCGAAGGCGCGGTGGCCGAGGGCGGCCGCGGACCGTCCGTCTGGGACACTTTCGCGGCTCGCCCGGGCGCGGTCCTCGACGGCGCGTCCGGCGAGGTAGCGTGCGATCACTACCACCGCTTTCCCGAGGACATCGGGCTGCTGGCGGATCTGGGGCTGGGTGCGTACCGGTTTTCGGTGGCGTGGCCGCGGGTGATGCCGGACGGCCGGACGCCGTCGTCCGCCGGCCTGGCGTTCTACGACCGGCTGGTGGACGAGCTGCTGCGCCGCGACGTCGTGCCGGTGCTGACGCTGTACCACTGGGACCTGCCGCAGGCTCTCGAGGACGCGGGCGGCTGGCCCGCGCGCGACACGGCTTACCGGTTCGCGGACTACGCCGCTCACGTCCACGACGCTCTGGGCGACCGGGTCGAGCAGTGGACGACGATCAACGAGCCGTTCTGCGCGGCGTTCCTGGGGTACGGCAGCGGGGTGCACGCGCCGGGCGTCCAGGACTACGACACGGCGCTGGTGGCGGCGCACCACCTGCTGCTCGGGCACGGGCTGGCGACCCGGGCGCTGACTTCGGCGGCGCGTCCGGGGCAGGAGTTCTCGCTGGCGTTGAACTTCGCACCGGCGTTGCCGGACGGCACGTCGCCGGCGCACCTCGAGGCGGCCCGGAAGTTCGACGGGATCCACAACCGGTTCTTCCTGGACCCGGTGCTGGGGCGCGGTTACCCGGAGGACGTCGTCGCCGATGTGGCCCACCACGGAGGCCGGTTCGCGGCTTCTGTGCTGGATGGTGACACGGACACGATCGCGGCGGCGATCGACTGGCTGGGCGTGAACTACTACGCGCCGGCGCGGGTGACGCCCCTCGAGGACCTTTCGGTGCACGGCAACTGCCCGCTGCCGGGGTTGCGGGGCGTGGACGTGCTGCCGGCCGTCGGCCCGCTGACAGCGTTCGGGTGGGAGCAGGCGCCCGAGGTGTTCACGTCACTGCTGGGCTGGATCTCGTCGCGGTCCGGCTTGCCGTTGGTGGTGGCGGAGAACGGTGCGTCCTTTGTGGACAAGGTGGTGTCCGGCCGGGTGCACGACGCGGCCCGGGTGAACTACTTGCTGGAGCACATCCGCGCGGTCCACGAGGCGATTCGGCTGGGCGCGGATGTGCGCGGGTACTTCGCGTGGTCGTTGCTGGACAACTTCGAGTGGGCGATGGGGTACTCGCAGCGTTTCGGCCTGGTGCACGTGGACTTCGAGACGCAGGTCCGGACGGTCAAGGACTCGGGCCGGT